Within the Dunckerocampus dactyliophorus isolate RoL2022-P2 chromosome 10, RoL_Ddac_1.1, whole genome shotgun sequence genome, the region AGGGCTGTCAGCCAGCAGAGGTGGCATCCTCTCCGGGTGGGGCTTGACCCCGGGGGGCAGCGGCATGCCCTCCTCTATGAAGGAGCCTTGAGGCGGACTAGAGGCTAAGTAGAACTCGCTGGCCTGTGTCATGATGCGCCTGTTGTCTATTATGAGATGATAGGCCACCGCAAGCTGGTCCTGCGGGGGGcagaatatttttaaatacagcaAATATGGAGAAATCATAATGTATCAACAAACCTTACTACTTTATACACTCACTAGATACATGTCTAAAGAGATCCAATACATGAGCTACCatttttccggactataagtcgcatcagtcaaaaactGCGTCATGAATGAATTGGGAAAGGCAAGTTACACGTTAACACTTATTCAGCCacacaatagcataaagaacGTCGCTGGGAAGCTCaataggctaaattaacaaaacaagcgagtccaacaagcaagttcaccaaactCCCAATCTCATTCCATACCACTGAATCTATTGATGAAAACCAGAAaaacaagcctagagcgccctcttgcGCCTGTCAATGGTAATGTCCACATCGTGGTTCATGTCAGTatgatttaacatttaaaacatgtttcaacatgttaaataaataaatatatatatatatatatatacagtcaaacttgtctatagcagccactagagggagtctacaaaagtggccgctatagacaggtggcctctatagacaggttggcgtccagtttgaatgttgaccagtagaggaaaaaaagaaaaagaaagggaaaaaaaaaaataaaaataataataataatgttgaccagtagagggcactgcggactgcggataaaagttgtacagtactactaggcttgttattatcatggttcatggttttaattcatcctgaacatgcatatgagtcaaacagtagcacatcacatagtacaattcacaattttgcatgtccaaaaaggagtaggaagaagcaaagcttatttaatcctacccctcttcagtttcacatcagttgcaatacatttattcacctcttgttcttccaagtgtactttgtaggtctacatgacaatgtagtgcaatcatagccaaggtttttacttactaaaaggaagctagaggcttaataataactgatagaatatatccacgacccacagaacaaagctgtgctagtaatgtcttacgcttgtttttaatattttactttttatacggcagagtcgtcattacagctttagttcatcaggaagtgacgggaagtgacggtgggcgtcccgagcaggagagctaggctcagtgctagctgtgagtttggagagagttgggaagtgtgtttatgttggcgtggatgtaaagtactgcagtgttctccgctgttaataaagccattaaagtgcatcggcgacatgactctccttccccacaacaagcggcattacagtattgaccagtgcacaccaggaaataaacggtgtcatttcttacaggcattggctggacagctatgtagtggggcttgtttaacctttgccttgtgggcaagcaggaaggagagacgatgctgagagatgtgtgtttgttctgagctgctgtctatGTGTCTATGAGCTGCTGTCTaatactatgtgatgtgctactgtttgactcaagcatgttcaggattaaaaccatgaaccatgataataacaagcctagtagtgctgtacaacttttatccgcagtccgcagtgccctctactggtcaacattattattattttttttccccttttttttccttttttttcctctactggtcaacattcaaactggacgccaacctgtctatagaggccacctgtctatagcggccacttttgcagactccctctagtggccgctatagacaagtgtgactgtatgtatatatatatatagggttTTTTTTGGGATATACAAGTCGCACCCAACTATAAATTGCAGGAATATGAAAAACCTGTAATTTATAGTCCAGAACAACcggtataatacagtaatcccagtAATTTCGGGGCTTCACTCTATTCTGTTTTCCAAACATATATTAagcattcaataccaaagacgtacttataggtttttttaaacccgaacgcccgatcccaacaacgtacttatatgtatttaaagttttgcgtgagaggcaaaatcaggtgatgatgcaactctgcactctgagctcggcagggatcatagatggaaaaatcacacatgacaggtaggaggaagtgagagcgtggagcagtgtagcgtgcagaaggttacgcattgtagggaaattttagcgcatgcacacgcacacacatatgcacacacagttgagttccaaatgtaaaaatagtaaatagttcatggtgttatatttgtgaataaattattttggtgtaaaacgaccccttgtgttgtttatgttggtatactgtagttgtttagatatttgagctgtcacaaaagcaaaagatATTTGTGccgaagtgaaagttatgcttaaattgtatcttttcacaaaaagctcattttctcccttttctagttgggaacttatattttcctgaaacttgcctatgttccactgctgattactgaagaacggaaaaaggtggaaacaaactattttttctgatgaaagaagggaatctagtctttcttttggtaggttccatgtttatataaccatagaacacaatattctgtgtgccttgaaagatcagtcaaaatcgtctaaaatgggcgGTACtgaagggttgtcttttgaaaaatggctgagattgaatgaattaataaatcatgctggtttgtggttgaatatgtattcgtaaaaaaaagaaatgtgcaaattttccagcacaaaaatggtcaaattattaactaaaatacaaatataaggcactcagAAGCATTCCAAGAcattgatatgtagtactctacactggtcactaggtgtcagtaatgttactgtaatgcttggtgagacacacaagcactatGCTTGATTGccccggaacaacaggcttttattgcaggtttgaatgatctcacaacaggcacaataatcacgggctactgttgtggctgtaacccaAGCCAAAAtaacactcaactctgaacccctgacatcacttcccgtacgcccctcactcagctcccctagccccggaacacatttacagcaacacacaccagcacaagtcttattttaaggtcgtaaataggttttctatgctccaactatgaaaatatttgatttattaatgaagaatcccacttcgcggaaattcacttcccacggtcgggtctagaaccaattaacagtgataaatgagggattactgtgttacGTCCCTCTCTCTAAGTAACTGAATTAGGTAacctaaatattagaaaataccACTGATACAAGCACactaataaaacagtaaaaagatGGTGACTATGGCTGACTGGGTGTACCTGAGGATCGCCGCTGTAGAGGCTGGAAACAACCTCAGACTCAGTGCACTCAAACTTGTCACACACTTCCTTGACAGCCTCCTCGTCCAAGACCGTTGCGTCGTACGACGGGTCCTCAGGAAACAAGTAGCCTGGCAGATCCTGTTTGAACCACTCGTGCTCCCTGAAAGAAGGACAGACATGAAGCCACTCTGCCATTATTTAGATTCAGGGACCGACTCAGGACCTGATGTCTTTGATGGTGGCTCTCTTCAGTGGGTCAACCTGCAGCATGAGCATCAGCAGTGAGGCAACCGAGCGGGTCAGGTACTCCGGGATGTAAAAGACGCCACCTCGAATCTTCTTGAACAGCGTGGGAACATGCTCGTCGTCGAAGGGGAGGGTGCCGCAGAGAAGGGCGTACAGGATGACGCCGCAGCTCCAGATGTCCACCTCTGGGCCCGCATACAGCCTGTGATGAGAAGGCTTTACTGTTGTATATACCCTCAACTACTTCTACCTGTATATAAACAAATCATCAAGGCCTAATCTAGATGAATTAGTTAATTAGTGTGCATGCTAAAGTCAGTCCAGCCAGATTATGACTCATcaactaaaacaataaattgAAAACTACATTATTTTAATGGATAGGTGAAATATTCATGCACTGTAACACACTCAGACCTTCCAGAGATGACCTCTGGGGCAGCGTAGTTGGGCGATCCGCAGCTCGTCCTCAGGAACTCGCCATCGGACATCATGTTTGACAGACCTATTGGCAGGTGGCAAATACACAACTTTAGGCACATCTGCACAATGTCACACCGAATGCTGTTGCACTGCAATGCATCACACTAAGagctttttctaatattttgcctcTCTCATTGAGCTAAATACACTCAGTGTGATGCAATGCGGTtctgtataaaaaaaaccctccaataataaaaatatatttcaagtgaTACCTCATCAATAGTgggcattattattttttgagctCTCATATTGGATTTTGGtgcacctaatgttgtgtccggTGGGGCTGTGAGGTGAGAGAATCTAAGAAAAAGTAAGAACAACACACATATCTTTATCCTCCTTTACCTGCCAAGTCTCTAATCTCTGCTCAGAAAGCCCATCTAATGGGATGAGTCTCCCCCATACACCTGGCAGGACTTCAGCCTAACACTTAGGTACCAGACACTGTGCTACGTGCTGACATTTCCGTTTATCTTTCATCCCGCCGTCCTTAACACGCCCTCTCACTGCTCGCCAGTTCGTTGCTCCCTCAACAAAACACGCCATCCCGCTGCACAACCCCTGTGTTtctctctccctatcaggtgaCACTGGGCCTCAAGGCGTCCTGCCAGACCTGATATGGAGACCTGCCCGTTGCTAGGAAACGTCACTCGGGCCCCCCTCGCACCCCTCTGCTCACTTTGGCCTTAGGGtgcttgaaaaatgtatttccctCTTGGTTGGTGATATTCAATGGAACCTCCAAATTTCAACACCtttaaagaggaaaagtgtgataatAACCACAGAATCTGACATATTCTCTGTTCAGTCCAATATGgctaaaatgacaataataatataaatcaaTAATAGAGAACAAACAAGTACAGAATGTACATACGTTAAATTTACCAGCATTAATTTTATAGCACAGCAGTTAACTTCTGTTTGCATTTCTTGGGCAGTTACAGCACAGTGCATGAAGTGAACTCCCCTCTAGTCTGCCTCTTTGTCCACTTCCTTAAATTATATGTCTCCATCATGCATCACAGAGTAAGtagttttgttatattttagttttattacacAGTGAATAGctctttttttacacttgtataacagCATGCATGAGGTCAACTTTCCATTTTTTAACCACTATGCCTCTGTAATgcttgaaatatttttatatttttattatacagcAGTAACTATTTACACTTGTACGACAGTTGATAATGTTCAAATGTTATTTCAAACATTGCATGTACAGTTGATAATGGTTTCATTATGGCCATAGCTTTGACCCTGaaaaagattatttttatttattaatactattatattattatggcAAAACTGTTTTGAAATCCCACCTTCAAACTtaactgtatattgttttgGTGGAACATGTATGCCCATACATAATTAAAGAATCAACCATCAATAACCAATGTAGGGTTTGGTGCTTCTGTGAAGAAAATCCTACCAAAATCTGCAATCTTGGCATTCTTGCTGGCGTCCAGTAGGACGTTCTCAGGTTTGAGGTCCCTGTGGACCACCATGTGACGGTGGCAGTAGTCCACGGCTGAGATAATTTGCTGAAAAAGGCGGCGGGCCTCTGTGTCCTCCACCTGACAAGAGGACGAGGGAAAAGAAGGAGTTACGAACTCTTGTTTATCATGTTTGGGTTTTGGTCATCGATCAAAATATTATTTGATCAATTATTATttgctattattatttagtCAAAATATAGCCGGAAGGTTGAATACTTCTGAATACTaaacctttatactcctattacccaatataactgacataataagagaaaaaaaaacataaaatacactCACATATTATCACTGAGAGAGttccttgtcatttttttttttacttcctgttctgtataaTACTTCCTGcgttggctattgtctcattaaagtaacattactgacacctagtgaccagtgtagagtactacatatcatcgcaacatcTTCTGaaaaccttatatttgtattttagtaaaTTTAcccattttaatgctttgaaatgCTTAAATTTGGcgaaaaacatgtaaaatgtccttaaatatgcatattttttaggcTGTAAACACCCACAAAACAATGaagacaatgaaaacaaaaacaaacaagaaattaCGTtctctgtgtttgtttgtttgttcttcCCTCTAAGTTTTTATTTCACACTATTTTTGAGGCCGTAAACATGTCGTTATTGGTGATTAGATGAGTGTGAGGAAGGCAGGGATCCGGGCGTGTGGGTGCACGGTGAGAGAGATGGCTGTGGATGTTGTTTGGAGTGGTTGCGGCCGACAGTAACCTGTTCGTTTCAGTTAAGTGATTGTTGCTCGACCATCACCTCGTCATATCTAATAATGTATCTTATTaatgaaatcattttatttttagaatgtgctgagggccaatgaaaaaaatatagctGCAGGGTGAATGTGGcccttgggccacactttgaaccAATACTGTGAATGATGATTGCTGCTCATGCCAAGGACACCAAAATAAGAGTGGTTCACAACAAGTCCTTCAGTCTCAGTCAGCAAACAATTAAATTACTTCTTACCCGTCCATGTTTGCAGATGTAGTCGAAGAGTTCTCCTCCAGACACATACTCCATAACCATGAAGAAATCTGTTGGTGTGCTGATCACTTGGTACCTGAAAGACAAATTTCCATTTGCAAAAAGTCCAAAACTATCAATACAAAGTTCCTATCTTGTTGCAAAACCTACTTTCCATAAAGGCactgaaacatattttttttaaaagccagcTGTGATATATGGCTGCTGAGTAATGATTATTATAGAAGGTCACAGTCTCATGAATGGCTGCTTTTAGGAGGGAATGTGGCACTTAATCACATGGGGGGGGGAGCTTCATCAGCATCCAGTGCCCTGAAGCCCTCTGTAAAGGTTGTGTATACGTCAGTTGCAGTGATCCACAGCACACAACCTCAAGAGCTCACATATCTACCATAACTTACAGTGTGACAGAGCACTAACGCTTGCTGAGGGGGCCTAAAAATAACACTGACATTGTTGAGACGCTGTTTGGCAGAAGAGCGAGGCCAGAGATAGAGCAagtgagcgagagagagaggaagtAGGCAAGGTCAAAGGAAAACTATAAGCAGGGCCCAGACATCTTGATGAGGATTTAGCCATGCAGGAGAGTTCTACTATACAGGTACATTAGCTTTAGCTGATTTACCTCTGTATGCTCTTTCTACCTCCTGTGAGCCCTGTGGGCATGCTCAAGCTAGTGTAGCTgtaataaacaaacacacacaagcaaagcaACACCACAACAGACTATCGTGAATGCTCCAATTGACATCTCTATTCAACTGACCGCAGTCTCCTATAGTCGCTGGGTGCATGGTAAATGGTTAggtttttattaactccacatgTTGGCCGTAGTTGCATTTTAAGTATCAGGCAGCTTTATCTATCTCTGTATGcaatttaaaatgttggttaagctgctcagctgttggtgtgataCTAATGCTTGTTACACATTGTACTGTTGCAGGATTTCCCctcggattttttgaagctgtggtagtGGGCTGCATCGGAGGCGGACTGCCACTGCTGCATCATGCCACTGCTGAGTCGCTGTGGCAGCAatcttttcttttatatttaaatttactgtttgtaattatgtcaactttagggtcgttttcacatACTTGAACAGGCTTTCGCTCTGCTTTTCCTTCCTCTCCtaatctgtcaagtgccaacagggcagacaggtgattctggtgcacgtttttcaaaataaagcgtagTGAAACATTCTATGTTATTTGATATTGATATGAgagatttaatttaatattgtggtcaatatctgcataaataataggctatacatgtatctatatagcacagggggtgctcacactttttcagcctgcaagctatttttaaaatgacgaAGTCcaaaagatctacctcctactataaacataaagaatatatacagtatatacagtatttagtatatttataaatgtgagaatttatgtacatttatatcaggggtgcacacgctttttcagcatgcaagttacaaatccaaatgacctaccttttattataaaacatataatGTACATGAAATCTAAccgtaaactttgaaactactatactaaatactacaTTAGTATTTCAAATTCAGTTTCTAAGTTTACAGgttatcaaaatagttgatatcaatcaataattcacaattcaatatggcaataaagataattacccATAATTTGTCaacagttgtgtacataacccgagtagtatgtcagtcaaaatgattatgcaaaagacaatgcagccaaagtcatgGCAATGTATTAAAAAGGTTCCAGCAATGGGCACTTTTTCCGAATTAATCATGAAACAATAGTTTCACAAATAAACGTCAAGAAACGcagctacaagtgaacggacaACTTCTGTTATAaatataggcatcttactgcTCAGTTTATTCGGAatgggaataataaagatgaaagatgGTTCTCCATTTACTTTGCCGTGGAGGCGCAAAAGGGAATCAGTGaccttaatgtcagctgattgATCATATGATATATACAACGTGACGTTTATGATGTGGGTAACACACGCGATCGACCCGCACTACCTTTGCGATcaacgtaatggccacccctgatatagcacaTACGTCCATTCATACAACAtattctttaacattgttttAACATATAAAAAACCCCTCAATTTctaaggtgtggcagcttttactTTATCATGGCAGTGCGCCacaatccattacatgtagTAGAAACCCTGTGTTGGTTGCAATGCACTCACCTGGGGTATTAACGCttcttaccgctattacaacattggttctgttgcttctgtgttgtgcaatatacaagTACTTGATAAATAAAGCCCATGTGATCAAAGAGACCTATGTTTTCCTTCCCGTTTTCCTTtccgctttctcatgcacttcaAATTATTACTTGTTATATAAAATTAGTTTTCAAATTTCAGAAATAACAGACTGTCTGAAAATATTGACCGCTTCCATTAACGGCCCATCCTCTTGTGCTTTAAGTGAATAAAACACTCCGGCTACAATGAAacagcatttacagtattctcCACTCACAGCTTGATGATGTGCGGGTGCCGAAACAGTTTGAGATTCTGGATTTCTCGCTTGATTTTGCCCACGACATCCAGGCTGCGAATCTTCTGCCTGTTCAAGATCTTCACCGCCACTTTATGGCCCGTCAACTGGTGCTCCCCGACTATtgacaacaaggaaaacaaGATGTAAAACAGGAAGTGCAAATGAACTTTTTCACTTTCAGCTTTTCCCTGTCTGGTGTTGCCACAGCAAGTCAATCTCGTGACgggttttggcttagttttaACACCAAATGCCCTTCCTGGGAATGCGGGAATCAAACCCATGCCCTCTGCCATAAAAGGCATTACAACACCAGGTATCTCACAGGAAGCACAAAGATATTTTGCTGAAAATGTCAGAAAGGCATTGCTTTAATGATGAGGTTGAAGTTTCCACTTTACTGCATGTTACTTGGAGCTATTTCTACTATTTGTTACCTTATTTAGCTATCTAAAGCAGGACAAGATCTCATTCGATTAACAGGCGTACCTTCCTTATGTTTTGGACAGTGTACGAGCATATGGGTGCCATGGGTGAGGGTGCTAATGGGCTTGTTTTGGAAACCTGTTGCACACACTCCCATtatttacagtggaacattTGTTTATGTATCTACAAAGCCTCACTACTCACATCAATTACTATGCATTAGAAATGCTGTTATAAGCCCTGTTAATGCTACTTCAGGCTAAATTAGgtgtttgtaatgtttttatttaatatattccaACTTGTAAACACACATGGGAGTGCATTTAATGCACtcttaaatgttattttgatggTTTACATTGCAAGCTCAcaaggtcacacacacacaaggtggTCAAAAACTAGCAAGAAACACTGACGTGTAATCACAAGCTATGTTAATGTTATAAAAGGTATAATGTTGTCCCCCTACGAATATGCTTTTAAATAGCTACGTTTAGCTCCCAACAGGGTAATTACGACAACTGACTTTGAGTCGCATTAACAAATTAATCTCAAACAGTATCAGTAGGTTTCTTAGGTCAGGGCTAAACCGGTGTCCTCTCCCCGCAACATaggggcaaaaaaaacaactagaaTATAAACTCTAGACAATAACGTGTGTGTAATTTCATATATTCGTGATCGCAGGATAGTCTGCGTAATTCCATCTGCCAAGCAATACGACTAATAGTGTATTTGCTGCAGGAATTTGACGTTCAAGCAAGCTTATTCTCAAAGCATATTTACGCAGTGGCTAGCTTGCGTTGGTCACCTTGCTTCTGGCAGCTACGCAAAAACACTACCATCGCTCACTGCACGTCCAAAACAGGTGAAGGGGCTAGGGGGTTCACAGTAACAAC harbors:
- the prkaa2 gene encoding 5'-AMP-activated protein kinase catalytic subunit alpha-2, coding for MAERQQQKHEGRVKIGHYILGDTLGVGTFGKVKIGEHQLTGHKVAVKILNRQKIRSLDVVGKIKREIQNLKLFRHPHIIKLYQVISTPTDFFMVMEYVSGGELFDYICKHGRVEDTEARRLFQQIISAVDYCHRHMVVHRDLKPENVLLDASKNAKIADFGLSNMMSDGEFLRTSCGSPNYAAPEVISGRLYAGPEVDIWSCGVILYALLCGTLPFDDEHVPTLFKKIRGGVFYIPEYLTRSVASLLMLMLQVDPLKRATIKDIREHEWFKQDLPGYLFPEDPSYDATVLDEEAVKEVCDKFECTESEVVSSLYSGDPQDQLAVAYHLIIDNRRIMTQASEFYLASSPPQGSFIEEGMPLPPGVKPHPERMPPLLADSPKARCPLDALNTTRPKPLAVKKAKWHLGIRSQSRPYDIMAEVYRAMKQLGFDWKVVNPYHLRVRRKNPVTGNLVKMSLQLYQVDNRSYLLDFKSIDDDITEAVGFKSGSSTPQRSGSTAGLHRPRLSMDSASSAVEVLQLSSSLPGSLCGSSPTLAPRQGSHTMDFFEMCASLITTLAR